TGGTGAGGGTTAGCACGCGTCTCTCCCTCAAGCCAGACCCTGTCCAGTGCAGCCGGATGCTCGTGCTGCTCGCCAGCCTCTTCATCGCCGCGCTGGGAAGCGGTGGTGGTGTCGACTGCAGCAGCGGAAGTGTCGTCAGCGCACACTCGGCCTCCTCCGCGCGACGTCACCTGACTTGCGATGACGCCGAGCAGGACTGCATCGGCCGGCTCACCTGCGGCATGGCCTTCCACGGCCACCGCCTGGACTGCAGGCGGGAGCTGGCCGGCCGCACGCCGGGCCGCTGCTCGGTCCACTGCCGCCAGTCCCTCGTCTCCCTGGCGAGCACCGAGGAAGGCTACGCGTACATCGGCTGCGAGTGCGGCCCGGACGATTTCTGCCGCGCACTGAGACTGCGGCTGGCGCCCTGCTGGTGGCAGAAACCGTGCGTCTCCGGCGCCAGCAACGCCACTGCTGGCTTCCAGATCCCCAGTGGCCTGACGTTGATCGCTTCCTCGTCGTCCACGTCCTCCGCAAGACCGCAGTGTTCGCAGCTGGCCCAGGACTGCGTCTCGGACCCGGTGTGCTCGGTGGCGTGGGACTACTACCGGCGCTTCTGCCACGAGGTGCTCGAGGGTGTGGCGGAGAACTGTCCCAACCGCTGCCGCAACAGCGTACGCGTCCTGTTGCAGATGGAGAAGGCCCACAGGCTCCTGGACTGCGCATGCGACGGCCGAGTCACGCGGGTAACATGCGGCAATGAGCTGAACAGGATACGCAGAAGATGCTTCCGCATGGACGGCATTGGACCGAGCAGCGGCGGTGGTCAGCCGAGTTTTGACAGTGTCCTGGCACTCGCGGTGTTGGTGGTGGTTCGCCTTGTCGCTCGGTGGTGCGCCTGGTGACGCCGAGCAACGCGCGTGGAGTGGGCTGACAGGCGGTGAAATaatgctggcccgaaggacgcatTGACGCAgtgaaaaggaagaaggaaaagccCCGCCGACAAAGTTTACAGACTTGAGGTGAATCTAAATGCAATATATACCGTCGAACGCTAAACAATACTTGCCACTGTTAACGCTGACGTTTCAGGCATCGCTTTGACTTAAAGCCAGCTCCGTTTCCACTTATTCATGAATGGaatttttctgtgtccttcgttgCTTCGTTAACACTTTATGCAGGTCAATGAACGGACGGCCGCAATTACACGAGTCTACCCCATTCCGCCAAATTATGTCGATTTAGTTTAAAAAGTCTGTGAATTGAAAGGAGGGTCGACACCTCTCGCGAATAATGGGTCGTTATTCGCAACGTGCACTATTCACTAGCGTTCTCCTGCGTGAAAGCGCCCCGTAACGGTCAGCGGTTGTGTGCTCGCCTGTCATAACAGGGGAGGAAACGAAAGCTTTAACCACGACAGACGACGACAAGGACAGAATCGTCGCTCTGCATCAGGGTCGGCATATGCTTGAACAAAAGCGTTAGTCAGTTCTAGTGGGCTAACGGAAAATGTGCAATGTACTCTTCGGTTCATGACTTCATGGTCATGACACGTACTGTCCGGTTCATGACTGTTCGGCATCGATGCTGTGACCGGTCGCGATATAGTCGGCTGAGACCATCCGCCTAAACTAGCAAGCGTGACTCGCCGGCCTAGATGGTGACTCGTGGCGTCGAAAACGGAAACAGTGCGACGTTTAAGACAAGGACCTGGAAAAGCGGGGGTGTTTGTATACATTCTGTCGTCCTCCTCTTGAGGTCGCGCTTGTTTCCGTTTTTCGCTGCCTAAACTTGGAAACGATGGCAGTAGAGGTGGCGTACGACCATGAACCGATATCGCGCCCACAAACCGGGATTTGAGAAATAAGTCCTTTGGAGCTGAATTATTGCGCACAGATGAGTTTTGAGTGTAGAGCTGAGCTAGTCGATGCGCTGCTCAGAATATTTCAGCAGTGGCAAGGAGCTGAGCAGCGTTGTACCCGTCTTTTTGTCCCTATTCTTTCGTCGTCCTTTCAACTGCTCCAGTGTTCCGAGACAGGTGAATGTTAGTACTAATTATTCCCCTGTACACTGTTTCCTATCTACCTTGAATAAAACAGTTTTTCCGATACCTTCTCTTGTACTTATTTATGTTAAATCTTCCGCTGTTCGTAGCCATCCAATTAGACTGCATTGAAGTCAATAAGTGCAGCAATGAACGGCTCCTGCTGCTCGGAAAGCCTTCTACAGACGATAGGAAACGTTTCAGGACGTAATTAATCTAACCACAGCAAACACAGCCATCGAAATGGATCTCTCGAAGAATACCCCAGGACTTGCCTCACACCTGAGGAATACCTCAGCAATGGGCATGCCCCGCATTTCTATCGGCTTCTGATGTATTACATGCGCACCAGAAGTAAAACGCAGCATGTGAGCGCTGGCTAGACTGGGAAAAAATAGCGCGCTCTATCagctgatgcgcagcagagagCGACGGGGCGTCGGCACATCCGGCTGACCCATCTCGATGGCCCGATGCTGGCCATACCGCCGACATGGGCGAAACCGCGCTGCTGCCATCACTGCTCGTCAGGGGCGATTTCAATGCTAGCAATGTGGTCACGCGGACTGAAAATGCTCACGAACTTCTGACGAAGCAGAAAGCGCACGCCGCCGAAGGCCAACTTTTCTGCACGATGCGGGCAAACAATAAACCCTTgcatggatggataaggctgcaCCCTTTAAatagggcggtggctcaagccacctagccatgacttgtgaaattttactcgtcttgattttagccaccaattggataactttcgcttggttacttctacccgcttaaaatctaccttcccttcactgtccttaaaccccaatgccttgggtaaattagacccgctgctttccactgtagggtgaagtcctttacagaaaagtatcaagtgttcagccgtttcctcctcctctccgcacgcaacgcacaacgtttttatctcgtggtacctgacctatatgtcttagtccgcaaaactctcgtcctggcctcaaaaaaACAaggcttcccctacaattatcatagatattttctttgtaaATTTCCTGCTtgaagatcctgtatgttcccagtgccgatttcgtcggcatccctgttttccacagagctgtctctgtttctttaacctttttcttagccGAGAATTGTttatttgcccccctactgcggTCCAGATATTtggttgtcaattttctagttcgctttctccttttggtgtcaacattctttatatacaggtatctgaaaactttcctagcccactgctttcccccAGTTTTCTCAATCGCTCTTCAAATGCTATCTCACTGCTAgtctctctgctctcgaacgacgcccatcccatatcaccctgtaccccctgatttggggtattgccatgtgctcccaaagctagcctccctacgccacgctGTTTAATTTCttaccttgcttgaacatctggtctcatgcacaggaccgcattaccgaaagtcaggctaggaaccatcacccctttccagatccctcttaccacttcatacctattgtaattccacagtgccctatttttcatgacagctgcattcctatctactttattcattacatatttttcatgctctgtcagatactcagcaccgttatttatccacaccccaagatatttgtactcatccactacctctagcgtgaactcctgtattctatgctcgccgccctcatgattaaatatcatgactgcagattttgcCTTActaaacctaatctatctccgtCTGTACCACATAGGTCTATCAACTgaaaatcttccttgttgtcagccattagcactatatcatccgcgtatattagtcccggtaatggctgtttaatccattcccaaTTCTTGaagaaagaaaggttgaagcctagtccgctcccctctagcttggtctccaacccttgcaggtacaacatgaacaacaaaggagacagtggacatccttgcctaagcccccgctgcatctctacaggccctgacaCATTTGCATGCTATAGCATTGAAAGCGCCCCTGGCGAGCAGTGATGGCAGCAGCGTGGCTTCGCTTGATACGGCGGTAAAGGCAAGCATTAGTCATCGAGATGGGCCGACGCCCCGTCGCTTTCTGCTGCGCGTCAGCTGATAGAGCGCGCTTCCATGCAGTAGTGACCAGTTTGGCCAACGCTCCGTTTTACTGTCAGTGCACATGCAGATGTTTAAACCACCTTTTACGACAGTGCTGAACCATCCGCTTTGAAGCGAATCAGTGCCTACGAAGCTTCTTTTTATACCTTGAGGAACCGATTAAAGTCTCGGGGAACGAACCCAGGTAAGTGGCGTAGGTGAGCCATGAATTTCGATCGTACAGCTCGTCAAAACTTCTCGACTGATAAAAGTGCGCTGCTTGGTAACGATGTTCTGGTGTAAAATTTATCCTGCCTTTTATGTGCGCGCAGTTTTTGCTATCTTTTTCGTCTGAGTGGGCCTTTTATAGCTTGGCAGCTTCCAACTACAGTGGATTCTTCGGAAGCGGATGACTTTTCCTGACGTTTTTTCGTCTTCGCCTTCCATGGCACGCGCGCAACCTTTACGTTTTCCAAGACTGCTAGCGCCGCTTTGCTGACCGCCTGCCAAGTGAACATTTTCATCAGCGGCACATCATACTCCTCACGTGCCTATAGACACAAGGAACTCTCTTGGCTACGGCATTTTTACCTTCTTGTAATCCTGACGGCTCTATCCAATTCCACCAATAGAGCCCAGTGAAAGATGCACTGCAGATGCCATTTGCTAGTTGACCACCGGTTATTTTGTTGCCTGAACCAGGAACTACGGAGCAGGAGAGGAGAGGGTTGCAGCTGGTTAGTCGCCTCCCCCGCAGGGTCTGCTTTATGGAGGTTTTGgaagttttagtgcgctagcacttatagtgacCATTCCaagcatttagccgttgtgtgtttatCTGTTTGTCTGaggccggttttgtggcaggctgctcgcctGCCCACCGCGTGGTGGGCAACGTGCCCAGGTATGCATATACCtaccaacctgcccaccgtgtcaggtggcagctcaTTTAATCACGATAGGCTGCTCGGGAAGGGCGACCTGGGTCGCAACTCAACCCAAGCAACAGTCCCAccgatgacagcacctgccatagaagggcagcggggcatcgcttgaccgctgcaccactgcaccagtagtGGAAGGCAGActcccaggcatctatgaatgtagagaatggccaatcCCGCATGCacggacattaacccattatcgctatccgaacaactgacCTCCATGAACACTGGATCTAAACGCCGGAACAGTAGGAAAAACCGAactgctggcgcacctaattcgcatttgatcTAGCTACTCAAATCGAcaatgatttttctttgctcccaTTTAGTAAGGGAGGGCAGAAAAGAttaccgatggtcgttaagggtaacgggaTGGATTCCAGCAGAAAGCGAGCggagtagggggcggcagaaagtgcgGTGGGTGGTTCAGGTTATAGGGATAAGGTGGCTGGCACatgactgggttaattggagagacatggaacaGGCCTTTGCAGTGCAGCGGATGCAGCTAGATGATGAGAATGGTGTAATCGTGCATAACCGAACTACATTTGCGCTGACGCGGTCGAACCAGCGGCTTTGTCCTCTACTCTTTCTGCCTTGAAGCTTTCGCCTGTTGCTGTATATTATTGCTTAACTCACAAAATCTAGGCTGACGGAGAAAGCACGGCAGTATCCGCTTTGCACTTGCGTTCAGTTAGCGAATTCAAATCACTCAAGCATTTACTTGCTTTTTCGCTTCGGGATAATCTGGTGTTATGAGCATCCGTGTCTTGTCCTGTTTTGTACGTGGCAAACTTTGCTCATAAAAAAGCGCAAAGTGTCGTTGGTGTATCCAGCTCTGTTATGTTATTTCTTCGGATCTTTTCTTGGCACCCTAATACTGTCCGCTAAGCACACGAATGCTTGCTTTATCATCATTCCCACTGGCACCACAACCACAGCGGCACTGCCACCCAGACCTCCACAACGGAgtatcagtcagtcagtcagtcggtcgctCAGTCGGTCCGTCGGTCGGTCCGTCGGTCGGTCCGTCGGTCAGTCCGTCAGTCcgtcggtcggtcagtcagtcagtcagtcggtcagtcggtcagtcggtcagtcggtcggtcggtcagtcagtcagtcagtcagtcagtcagtcagtcagtcagtcagtcagtcagtcagtcagtcagtcagtcagtcagtcagtcagtcagtcagtcagtcagtcagtcagtcagtcagtcagtcagtcagtcagtcagtcagtcagtcggtcagtcagtcggtcAACACAATACTTGGTATTTTATGCTCTCCCGATATCGTATCCTTCCATCGTTCAATCAGTCAAAGCTATATCACTGCTTCAGTCGAGAGCTGAGATGAGTTGATGTTGCTTTAAGCTGAATAAAGGAAAAGTTCCCCAGCGCTAAGAAAGACGAGCACAcagaagacaggacaggagaggcgctgactccaactagtTTTATTTCTTGGAAACAGGAAAGACCGAGAGTTTCTGCACATGCGTCAAAATTGGTGGTGTGAGCACCACCCCACACCTTCACACCGCTGACAAGCACCTGACCCACACTTAAGATCACCCCTATCCAATCAAACTGAGCAGACGACTTTCGCCGCTAAAAAGGGACACCGAGGTGTCATTATGCAAGCTCGTGTGCTCGTCACTTTTAGTGCTATGGAACTTTTCCTTTAttcaacatgtaccaaccaggCCAGCAATTGGTTTTACTTGCTGTAAGCTACTGGTGGGATTACCTTTGCAATTTTTCTGCCAGCGACTGCGTCGGCGCAGCGGCACTTGGATGTCGATTAATATAGGGAATTTGAGGCACAGATCTAGTCGATTGATCATTTCACATGTTTCCATACAGAACTTCTACCAGCGGCGCCTTCGTCACCGTATGTATGCGAGAATGCAACATATTTGCACGTTTTCCTTCAGTGCACGCATCTGCGTGCCAAGACGACGCTAACGAAGAATAATCTGGTCCtagcccgcagcagcagctgctgtcaGCTCCGCTCCCGGCGGGAATGCAGCCATTTCCCGACGTGTCTGCGCTCGCCTCGGCGCAGCTCCTTCCGCGCGCTCGCCCTGATTTCTTCTCCGCTTCCTCCGCTCGCGTGGCGTCGTCAGACGAGCGCGGCTCTGTTCCTCATTACCGCCGCGCTGGGGAACGCAGCCCTTGATGTCGGCCGCTTGGACATGACGGATAGCGAGCGCTCTCGGTGGCCTTACTCTTTGACCCTTTTCCTCGTTGTGTGAGGTACTTGAGTGTGCGGTCATGAATCCAAGTGCTGGGTCCTATTCTTCCACGTGAATGCCAGTTCTTTGAGGGAGCCTGCTCTTGAGCTGTTTCTTCTGTTTGGATTCCTTTTGTCTGAAGAGCTCATGGATCCAAGTGCGAGGATTGTACATTTTCTCAGGGAATAAGGAAAGAGACAAACTTGTATTTAGTGAATACTTATTGGAACAAGGAATGCTGCGCGTTGTGAGTACTGCTGATACGGGCGTGGAGCTTTCACGGAAAACCAGAAGAGAAAAAGATCTATCTAATGCTCGAAATACAGAAAGTGATGCACTGTTTGGAAATTTAAACAAGATAATGAAGATACTAAATTACGAGAGCCCGTCAAGAAGGGCCAGAGTTGGTTCCAAAACGTTCGGCTGCTTATAAATATTGGCTGGTGTCAGTATTTCGAACCCAATCGAACGGGCTTCCGTCGTACGTGTCGTTTGGAAAACGCATCGCAAACGAAATCACATCGAACACTCGCGTAGGTCGAGGACACCTTCGAGAGTTTTTTAAAGGCGCAAACTTGGTTCCGCAGTAAGAACACTATCAGCGCCTGAAATAGACTATCCCTTCGCATACCTGCGCAACCATAACAGCGTGCTTGAGCGTCATATGTGTGTGTACAGGTAGATTGCCTTCATGAAGTCACGTTTGCCCATCCGTCCTCAACGTTATCCATTAATTCATTCGCTCATCGTTGACGTGAGACAAGCAGACATACTACTGGTGCTGAAACAATTATGTGTTCGCTCAAAAACCAAAATGGCGCTTGGAATTTAACGGCTCCTATCAGCGTGCCCAAGTAATGGCTGGCTCCCACGGCAGCTCCGATAGGTCTGGCAACTAcagcgcgaaaacagaaaggaCAAGAAAAAAGGGGTTTTCACAGGATACCACACTAGCGTCCCGCGAAAGATTCTTTTTTAGTTGTCCCTTGTGCTACAGCACAGGCCGTCTAAAGGAAGATGGGCCTGTCTTGAAGGAGCTCTTaggcaccttccgaggagagcagaTCAACACGCTCAGTTACTGCTTTGTGTtgccatgaacacctgagccaaatgaTGTACTTCTGCACGCAGgggagaacccacaatcacgcgcgaaagttggcgagccctttccggcgcccttttcatgctcgcagccTCCTCCGCCGCACGCTCCTGCGTATGCCAGTTCAGAGATGGCCATTGGTCAGAatatttcagacgtcaggcagctaccatggctcgTGGGGTGTCGGGAAGCTCTGCCTCcgggaggtggggccggcggaggagcgccgaccttccaacGTGCAAAAGAATGAAGAGTGGAGAGGGAAAAAAcgcaaagacgctgaaattccGATTTTTACTATAGGTAATTCAGCTTATACAAAGCCTGGACCCTGCTAAGAACCACCAAGGCCCAGGaacacggtgtaagaataatgTACTGTATTCTTGCACTATGACCaggaataataaataataataagaaCATAATAAACTCAGACAGTTATTAACAGCACATTTCAAGGGCTGAGTTATTTCGCCGTGTTTTtgagtgtgtgcatgtgtgttttcTTATCTTTctccaagttgttcttgagccgctgtGTCTTTCTTAGTGTTCATAATGTTAATGTTGAACATGAACCCTGCACCTTGTATTCCTTATTGATGTTACTGACCACTCTATTATGTAACgactgcttcccccccccccccccctatgtaatgccctaagccaagggcctttaagggtaaataaataaatgatgatgatgctttTAAAGAATAAAGCAAAACGCccaatcacacacacaaaaaaaatctggCTTCGCCGAGAATTTTGCTTTTACGCTTGGGTGTATTCAATGGCACTTCGCTTCGTACTCGGATCATGACATGTGCTCCCGCCACCTCGCGCCAACTGTGGGCGTTACGGCGCAGCGTCGCAGTCGAGCATGTTGCTGAGGCCGACATTCCACCGCAAGAAGCCACTTCTAACGGCGCAGCGAACTTCTTTATTCCTGTTCGGCCGCCTTTTATTAGGGGCATGTTGGCGAACCTCTCCTAGGCCTTGCACTGCTCTCCCGCATACAGGCGGTTCTGTGAGAGTGTTTTCGCAGAAGGAAACACCGCAGAGCATAAGCGTCGTCTTGAGGAAGCGGTTCTCCATCGAGAGTGTTTTATTAGAGACACGTTAATGAAGCTAAGTCACGAGCGGTCTTCAAGCGCATGCTTGTTCGGTACCAAGAGTCATAATAATATCCGCAGTAATTAGGTAATTATCGCTGTTTTGAGGCAGCTCAAGAGAACGTGATGCTTAAAGCATTGACCTGTATTTGAGAGAAATAATGCCGGGAGGGCTGGGCCCCCTGCTCATACATTCACAGCGCACTCAATAAGATTCTGTTTCAAAGTCCAGCTCGAAGCCGCTCTATGCTGTCGGTGAGCTGGATCGTTCCACCGCCAGGGTTTATCCGGACATGCCAGGAAGCTCTGCTTATTCACGTCAGAGTTGTCTTGCCTTTGTACCAAGGAGTTGGTGCTTCATTAAGACCCTTTTCATTCCTATTTTGTTCTAATGCCGATATCTCAAACTAAGGTCCTCATCATCACCGACCCTGATTGTGTATACTTCAGGACAAATGcatctaccgccgatttccaatCGGTCCTACTCATCGCCAACCACGGCCACGCTATAACATAAAAACCTCATCTGCCCACCCAACCCCTGCTGTACCGAGATATTTTTCTGCaaccttggaatccactctgctaTTACAAGAGACGTTGTGAGTACTCAAAGAAAATATATTGCTGGGCTAGCTGGAGCCTCATTCTTTTGGGCAACAATTTAGAGCGTTGTCTCGCGTGTCTCCCCCGTGAACGTTTTTAGCCTGCGCTAACTTTTCATCTTAGATAACACGCTATCACTACTGCGCATTGCATGTTCCACCAAGTCCACTTCCTCCGATTTATTTCCGCTAAGATATCATTAACGCACAATTTGCTCTGATTACTGAGCGCTGCTCTCTTTCTGACTCTTAACGCTGAGGGcgaactgaagttggcctgtgtcCATAGGACGCCATGTTCAAATCCCAAAGAGGCCAGTCTCACTGCAAACAAAGGTTTTATTAGCCAGCaaagagagaagaaaacaaaCGAAATGCACGGAGCCCCATCAACAGCCTATATCGGAAGTGAGCTGCGAACGTCGACAGCGATTCTTGAATGCGCATCCCAGAGGCCAATACACTTCGGAACTATGGAGGAAGGAAATAGGCTCGGAAAGACCTTTATGCCACATTTATTGGAGCCGGATGTCAGGGCGCCCTTTGGCTagttggccgccgtctcagcgcgcttgcgcatgcgcaagagacaGTGAAACAGACGACGCCGTTGCGCCCAACGTTGCTATTGTCTGCGCCATCGGCCAAACACTCCCAGTATTCTTCGCGGAAACACACGAGTTCCGGGACAATTTCTGGCATGCAGCTTGGACTGCGACCGACTCTCCTAAGCTTTGCTTCCTCCATGCTTCGAAAGGGCCTTCCTCTTCGGTGAGGACGTCACGGGAtagaatcgagtggcgggaagatttttaaacaCAACTTCCTCGGCGATAATAGCGTCTTTTACTGACGTACAAAAGAGCCAGAAAATGAATCATTACTTGGAAAAATAATTTATTAGAGCTGTCTGCAGCGTCCATAATTTGATTTCAAGCCTTTTGGTTATTCCTGTTGATTCTAACTACACAAGTAAGTGCTCGCAAGCTACAACGTGTACTTAAAGTAAGGTACACCGTGCCTGCCTGGTAAAACTATTTTAGAAGTGCGCCGAGCTTTATATCTTTGTAATCAATAGAAAGCTGACAGTGTAGTTGCATAAACGCGTTGAAGTTTCCTATTGTACCCTGCTTTCCGCTACCGCGGTTGCATCCGACTTGATGTAATCAACCATGTTTCCCTTCGGCGTACTTGCGGTATCCTTGACAGGAGAGAAATCCCCACCGGAGTCCGCTTTTAAAGAAACCGACGCCTGATGCTAGAATGTTGAAACCTTCAAGGAGGGTCAGGGAGGTCGCTGAACTTACGAGCCGGCTGTCATATCTCAAAGCATCGCGGTGGCCTGGTGCAGAGCGGATCACACCACGTGCACTGCCGCAGAAGACCCTGCTTGCCCAGAGGCTGCTCGCTCTTCCGTGCTCAGTGGCGATTCGGGGAGCCCTGCGCTGTAAACACTGCAGCAGAGACGGGAGGCGGCCTGGTCCAAGTGTTTACTCTGCGGCCGGCGTCTACGGGCCACGAAGCGTCGAGAGAGGGCCCATTTCGTTGCAGGCCGAGTAGCGTAGGCGAACACTGCATCGACAGTTGGATATGCCACGGATGCAAGGCCGCCAGCCGGCGATTCATGTTGCTGCCaactttttcaaaaattatataaagcgcacttaggacaacagacaagggacaccaaacaaacacaagcgcttactcgcaactgggcgtttattagagaaacacacaaaaggaagaacaatcacaaacgaaacaaaagccatcgcgcaggcgtaacAGGAAAATTGCTCATGCAGGTGCGTCGAGATaagaaaactctctttcatgcaaaaccagcatagggtcggcaacacacgtgtgctgattcttacggatgtgataggcttCTGAaacctctctggttagctgataaGGGTGTCGAAACAAGATTTTGGTTTAATCAAGCAAAGGCTTACAgccgctgcatttcgaacagtgcttagcgagattagatgaaggcgacttattcaa
This region of Amblyomma americanum isolate KBUSLIRL-KWMA chromosome 5, ASM5285725v1, whole genome shotgun sequence genomic DNA includes:
- the LOC144135542 gene encoding uncharacterized protein LOC144135542, yielding MVRVSTRLSLKPDPVQCSRMLVLLASLFIAALGSGGGVDCSSGSVVSAHSASSARRHLTCDDAEQDCIGRLTCGMAFHGHRLDCRRELAGRTPGRCSVHCRQSLVSLASTEEGYAYIGCECGPDDFCRALRLRLAPCWWQKPCVSGASNATAGFQIPSGLTLIASSSSTSSARPQCSQLAQDCVSDPVCSVAWDYYRRFCHEVLEGVAENCPNRCRNSVRVLLQMEKAHRLLDCACDGRVTRVTCGNELNRIRRRCFRMDGIGPSSGGGQPSFDSVLALAVLVVVRLVARWCAW